In Bacteroidales bacterium, the sequence ATCGCCAAGAATAGGAGAGCCATCCGGATCGAAACCGGAAAAACGGTCAAGCTGGTAATAATCGATATCCCTTGAAGGTTCTTCATAACCAACAACCCATGCCCGGATCATGAAATCCTGCAGCGGGGAAAGGACCCAACCGGGTGCTCCCTGGAAATAGCAGTAGCTGATAAAATAAGTTGGATTATCGTTATCCACACCAACAGGCGCTGCGTTTGGAGATGGAGCAGTCTGTTTCATGGCAAGGTAGAAGTCACCTTCGGAAATATTTGCCGTCATGCCTTCAAACTCCACCCAGCCATAGTTATTTACCGTAACATCCATAGAATCGAGCGCAGTACCGGGAAGACCGTCTTCGCCGTCATCATCGTAAACCAAAACCTGGAAAGATGTTCCCAGGAACGGACCGGGGAAAGAGCCGTCGCCCACATAGATCCGGCCCCCGATTATATTTATCGGGTAACCGTAAGGAGTGAACCTGTTAGCATTCATGCTTCCGGAGTTTGCATAAATGAAATAGTCATCAGCTTCACCATCATCGTAAACCAGTTCCCAGTAAGGAGGATACCAACCCCAGACAACTTCGCACCAGGTATCGTCATCCATGACAGTAGCATGAACAAATGGCCTTGAATCAGTGAATTTTTGGTTTGGTAAAATCTCTGACTCAGCGGGTATAGCCTGGGAAAATGCTATAACTCCATGTAGGAGCAAACAGAGCATTAAAATCAAACAGTATAACTTTTTCATCATGGCGTTGGTTAATTAATAATGACAAAGAGACGTATCACGGATGGAAAGAAAGAACATATATTAAGACAAGGTTTTGCTAATAATGGTTGCATTGGAATGTAATTATGTTTCTCGCTGATTACGCAGATATTTTAAATGCTTAATCTGCGTATTTCTGCGAAAAAATCTGCGCTGATCTGCGAGAAACCTTTAATCAGCAGAAAATTACTAATATTGTTCCTCCTTAGAAATCAAAAAAATAAAGCAATGCTACGACGATTATCTCTCTTTCTCCTCTTCACCGGAAGCCTTTTCACAGCCTTTTCCGGTCCGGTGGACGAACGCCTTAAATCCATCAATGCCGCCGATTACCCCGGCGCCAATCTGGTGGTGGTGTTCGACAGCACTTTTGCCGATGTCCGTGAAACCGGCCTGACGTATGTAAACATCCACCGGCTCTATAAGGTGCTAACCCCTGCCGGAGCCCTGCAACTGAACGTCATCAAATTTGATTATGACCCGTTGTCGGCTTATGTCGATATTAAAAAAGTGGTGGTTTATAGAAGCGTGGAAGCAGGGGGGCATGGAGGCATGGATGAGGGAAGTGGAGGAGGTTCTGAGGTTACTAATCCTGTCCTCGATTACCCCGCCCCGGCCCGCGCTATCTACTGGGGCGCCAGGGAAAAGATGATCGAAGTGGGAAGGCTTGAACCGGGCGATGCCGTCGAAGTGTGGCTTTTCCGCAAGGGCTTTACCTACGCATTGCTGACGGATGAGCAAGGCGACGACGACCGCTACATCCCGCCGATGCGTGGCCATTTCTACGATATCGTGACCTTCTACAGCGACGACCCGATCATCGAAAAAGTTTACCGCGCCAGCATTCCTGCCGATAAAGTCCTGCAATATGAGTTTTATAACGGGGAAGTGCAATCATCTGCTGTCAGGCAAGGCGATATGATGGTCTATACATTTTCAAAAAAAGATATCAAACCGCTGAAAAGAGAGCCCGGCATGGTCGATCTTTCCGATGTGGCGCCCAAGCTGCTGCTGTCGACCAGTCCCGACTGGTATGCCAAATCGAAATGGTTCTACCAGGTTAATGAAGACTTCGGCAGTTTCGACTGGACACCGGAGATCAAGGCTAAAGTCGATGAGATCCTTGTCATTGCCAAGACCGAGATGGATTCGGTTTCGCTTCTCACCCACTGGGTAGCCGATGAAGTGCGTTATTCCGGCATCTCGATGGGCTGTGGCGAAGGCTACACGCTGCACAAAGGCGAGATGACCTTTACCGACCGCTGCGGCGTCTGCAAAGACAAGGCGGGTATGCTGG encodes:
- a CDS encoding DUF3857 and transglutaminase domain-containing protein; the encoded protein is MLRRLSLFLLFTGSLFTAFSGPVDERLKSINAADYPGANLVVVFDSTFADVRETGLTYVNIHRLYKVLTPAGALQLNVIKFDYDPLSAYVDIKKVVVYRSVEAGGHGGMDEGSGGGSEVTNPVLDYPAPARAIYWGAREKMIEVGRLEPGDAVEVWLFRKGFTYALLTDEQGDDDRYIPPMRGHFYDIVTFYSDDPIIEKVYRASIPADKVLQYEFYNGEVQSSAVRQGDMMVYTFSKKDIKPLKREPGMVDLSDVAPKLLLSTSPDWYAKSKWFYQVNEDFGSFDWTPEIKAKVDEILVIAKTEMDSVSLLTHWVADEVRYSGISMGCGEGYTLHKGEMTFTDRCGVCKDKAGMLVTMLRAAGFESYAAMTMAGSRIDYIPADQFNHSVTLVKLSDGQYHLLDPTWVPFIRELWSSAEQQQNFLRGLPEGSDLAITPVSPPENHYIRIFGTSTLSPEGTLEGELTIRAEGQSDGAIRRMFTGSYKDQWDHNLEMELKRINPAAEMLSVDYGDPYDYQKEPIRIVLKYRIPFYAIVKGDEMIMKSFIASGFLRRSIGNLSMDTHAEMKVYPFRDRCSRQVQLTESITLPGKYQIIYRPEAETFSDTTASFEGSYEMSLDGNTLRMSQLANYNKRIYQPQEWPSFRKATLAQTKFIDEPVILKKDSH